The following are encoded in a window of Solidesulfovibrio magneticus RS-1 genomic DNA:
- the epsC gene encoding serine O-acetyltransferase EpsC: protein MSDAKFPLPRPRRRTPVEWVTEMLCEEASYEKVYHRPLHDEPMPSVPVLEEVMERLRGILFPGYFGHSDVSPENMRFHIGASLDAVHRLLVDQVRRGHCFFCEIDRAGTCQDCQERAEKLVGDFLMRLPDIREALAEDAQAAFEGDPASRSPGETIFCYPSLTALTHHRVAHELHKLGVDLIPRIISEMAHSRTGIDIHPGATIGRRFFIDHGTGTVIGETCIIGDNVRLYQGVTLGAKSFPKDEEGMLVKGIARHPIVEDDVVVYSGATVLGRITIGKGAVVGGNVWVVDDVPAGARIAQQGSGGVIIRDGAGI from the coding sequence ATGTCCGACGCCAAATTCCCGTTGCCACGGCCGCGCCGACGCACGCCGGTGGAGTGGGTGACCGAAATGTTGTGCGAGGAAGCTTCCTACGAGAAGGTGTACCATCGCCCGCTCCATGACGAACCCATGCCCTCGGTGCCGGTGCTGGAAGAGGTCATGGAACGCCTGCGCGGCATCCTGTTTCCGGGCTATTTCGGCCATTCCGACGTCTCGCCGGAGAACATGCGCTTTCACATCGGCGCCAGCCTCGACGCGGTGCATCGGCTCCTGGTCGATCAGGTGCGCCGGGGGCATTGTTTTTTTTGCGAGATAGACCGGGCAGGCACCTGCCAGGACTGCCAGGAGCGGGCCGAAAAGTTGGTCGGCGATTTCCTCATGCGTCTGCCCGACATCCGCGAGGCCCTGGCCGAGGACGCCCAGGCCGCCTTTGAGGGCGACCCGGCCTCGCGTTCGCCCGGCGAGACCATCTTCTGCTATCCGAGCCTGACGGCGCTCACGCATCACCGGGTGGCCCACGAGCTGCACAAGCTCGGCGTGGACCTCATTCCGCGCATCATCTCCGAGATGGCCCATTCCCGCACCGGCATCGACATCCACCCCGGGGCCACCATCGGGCGGCGGTTTTTTATTGACCACGGCACCGGCACGGTCATCGGCGAGACCTGCATCATCGGCGACAACGTGCGGCTGTATCAGGGCGTGACCCTGGGGGCCAAAAGCTTCCCCAAGGACGAGGAAGGGATGCTGGTCAAGGGCATCGCTCGCCATCCCATCGTGGAAGACGACGTGGTGGTGTATTCCGGGGCCACGGTGCTGGGGCGCATCACCATCGGCAAGGGGGCGGTCGTCGGCGGCAACGTCTGGGTCGTTGACGACGTGCCGGCCGGGGCGCGCATCGCCCAGCAAGGCTCGGGCGGGGTGATCATCCGCGACGGTGCGGGGATTTAG
- a CDS encoding TOBE domain-containing protein, with protein sequence MKVSARNLIPGTVKKVTIGMVNAEVVIEAAPGVEIVSVITKESAENMGLKAGAKVKAMVKASSVMIVAD encoded by the coding sequence ATGAAAGTCAGCGCCCGCAATCTCATCCCCGGCACCGTGAAGAAAGTCACCATCGGCATGGTCAACGCCGAAGTCGTCATCGAAGCCGCCCCCGGCGTCGAAATCGTTTCGGTCATCACCAAGGAATCCGCCGAGAACATGGGACTTAAGGCTGGCGCCAAGGTCAAGGCCATGGTCAAGGCCTCCAGCGTCATGATCGTCGCCGACTAG
- a CDS encoding family 1 encapsulin nanocompartment shell protein produces the protein MDILKRDLAPVTAAAWQAVDSRARQTLTTMLSGRRVVDVAGPLGWEYAAVPLGRIEYAKTQSVSGITYGLHQVKPLVEVKVPFTLDIAEIDNAARGGKDIDLAALDEAAEKLARFEEEALYHGFAPAGIKGLSEVSSQTRLQVSSNPEDIAEKVSKALTALRKTSVEGPYALVVGPELWVALSGHVRGYPLSQYLETMLGGQVIVSPFIEEAYLLSTRGGDLEMTLGGDIAIGYASHDTEKVALFFLESFTFQVLDPTVVVRLDFAAK, from the coding sequence ATGGATATTCTCAAACGCGATCTCGCCCCCGTAACCGCCGCCGCCTGGCAGGCCGTGGACAGCCGCGCCCGCCAGACGCTGACCACCATGCTCTCGGGCCGCCGCGTCGTGGACGTGGCCGGGCCGCTTGGCTGGGAATACGCCGCCGTGCCCCTGGGGCGCATCGAATACGCCAAGACCCAGTCGGTCTCGGGCATCACCTACGGCCTGCATCAGGTCAAACCGCTGGTCGAAGTGAAAGTGCCCTTTACCCTGGACATCGCCGAGATCGACAACGCCGCCCGGGGCGGCAAGGACATCGATCTGGCCGCCCTGGACGAGGCGGCCGAAAAACTGGCCCGGTTCGAGGAAGAGGCCCTCTACCACGGCTTTGCTCCGGCCGGCATCAAGGGCCTGTCGGAAGTCTCCAGCCAGACAAGGCTGCAGGTCTCCTCCAACCCCGAGGACATCGCCGAAAAAGTCTCCAAGGCGCTGACCGCCCTACGCAAAACCTCAGTGGAAGGCCCCTACGCCCTGGTGGTCGGCCCGGAGCTGTGGGTGGCCCTGTCGGGCCATGTGCGGGGCTATCCCCTGTCGCAGTACCTGGAAACCATGCTTGGCGGCCAGGTCATCGTCAGCCCGTTCATTGAGGAAGCTTACCTGCTCTCCACCCGGGGCGGCGACCTGGAGATGACCCTTGGCGGCGACATCGCCATCGGCTACGCCTCCCACGACACCGAAAAGGTCGCGCTGTTCTTCCTGGAATCCTTCACCTTCCAGGTGCTCGACCCGACGGTGGTGGTGCGGCTGGACTTCGCCGCCAAGTAA
- a CDS encoding encapsulin-associated ferritin-like protein produces MDQYHEPVAELSPLDRDFVRALTSLKEEIEAINWYHQRVVAATDPQIKAIMAHNRDEEMEHAIMGLEWLRRTMPGWDAVMRTYLFTTGDITALEDAAEGGANAPQSPAGSGSLGIGSLKGNR; encoded by the coding sequence ATGGACCAGTATCATGAACCCGTTGCCGAGCTTTCGCCCCTGGACCGGGATTTCGTCCGGGCGCTGACCAGCCTCAAGGAAGAGATCGAGGCCATCAACTGGTACCACCAGCGGGTGGTCGCCGCCACCGATCCGCAGATCAAGGCCATCATGGCCCACAACCGCGACGAGGAGATGGAGCACGCCATCATGGGCCTGGAATGGCTGCGCCGCACCATGCCGGGCTGGGACGCGGTCATGCGCACCTACCTGTTCACCACCGGCGACATCACCGCCCTGGAAGACGCCGCCGAAGGCGGGGCGAACGCCCCCCAAAGCCCGGCCGGCTCCGGCTCGCTTGGCATCGGCAGCCTCAAGGGCAACCGCTAA
- a CDS encoding TPM domain-containing protein, whose amino-acid sequence MSKYVNAFFSPADREAIVAAVTGAEARTSAEIVPMVVEASDDYPKAELACAVVVGLCAGLVLCLAFGTRNLWLFLLFGGVFALAGFEAAKRCPDVKRLFVSKARRLAETKQAAQAAFFTHGLTETKQRNAVLVYISVFERLVFIQPDKGLVGRLDAAALDAATAALTRGIAAGRQKEALIACLDTLAGLLAPHFPPDEADSDEIKNLILI is encoded by the coding sequence ATGAGCAAGTATGTCAACGCGTTTTTCTCCCCGGCCGACCGGGAAGCCATCGTGGCCGCCGTGACCGGGGCCGAAGCCCGGACCTCGGCCGAAATCGTGCCCATGGTGGTGGAGGCCAGCGACGACTATCCCAAGGCCGAGCTGGCCTGCGCCGTGGTCGTGGGGCTGTGCGCCGGGCTGGTGCTGTGCCTGGCTTTCGGCACGCGCAACTTGTGGCTGTTCCTGCTGTTTGGCGGCGTCTTTGCCCTGGCCGGCTTCGAGGCGGCCAAACGTTGCCCGGACGTCAAACGCCTGTTCGTGTCCAAGGCCCGGCGGCTGGCCGAAACGAAGCAGGCCGCCCAGGCCGCGTTTTTCACCCATGGCCTGACCGAAACCAAGCAGCGCAACGCCGTGCTGGTCTACATCTCGGTCTTCGAGCGGCTGGTCTTCATCCAGCCCGACAAGGGCCTTGTCGGCCGCCTCGACGCCGCCGCCCTGGACGCGGCCACGGCGGCGCTCACCCGGGGCATCGCCGCCGGCCGGCAAAAGGAGGCGCTCATCGCCTGCCTGGACACCCTGGCCGGCCTGCTCGCGCCGCATTTTCCGCCTGACGAAGCGGATAGCGACGAGATCAAAAACCTCATTCTCATCTGA